Proteins encoded within one genomic window of Thunnus maccoyii chromosome 22, fThuMac1.1, whole genome shotgun sequence:
- the dlg4b gene encoding disks large homolog 4 isoform X2 has protein sequence MNGSEGELEYEEITLERGNSGLGFSIAGGTDNPHIGDDPSIFITKIIPGGAAAQDGRLRVNDSIVFVNDVDVREVTHSIAVEALKEAGPVVRLYVLRRRPPSERITQIKLMKGPKGLGFSIAGGVGNQHVPGDNSIYVTKIIEGGAAHRDGRLQIGDKILAVNHMSLEDVLHEDAVSALKNTGEVVYLKVATPTSQYIHPADRYSPPDLTSSYMEPDYMCDYPQALPPPSPRRYSPIPRGMMGEDEYSREPRRVCVQRGSTGLGFNIVGGEDGEGIFISFILAGGPADLSGELRKGDQILSVNGVDLRYATHEQAAAALKNAGQTVTIVAQYRPEEYSRFEAKIHDLREQMMNSSSGSLRTNRSFYVRSLFDYDKQWDCGVLSQALDFNFGEVLHVMDSADDEWWQARRVNQQGELEELGYIPSKHRVERKEWSRMKSKGREGFVHSYELVTQIEVDYARPVIILGPTKDRVNDDLLSEFPDKFGSCVPHTTRPQRDYEVDGRDYHFVSSREQMERDIQSHRFIEAGQYNNHLYGTSVQSVRQVAEQGKHCILDVSANAVRRLQAAQLHPIAIFIRPRSLENILDLNKRLSEDQARKALDRAIKLEQDFLECFTAIVHGDSFEEVYHLVKAVIEEQSGPYIWVLTRDRL, from the exons atgAACGGATCAGAAGGAGAGCTGGAGTACGAAGAGATCACACTGGAGagg gggaACTCTGGTCTGGGTTTCAGCATCGCAGGAGGAACTGATAATCCTCACATCGGAGACGACCCGTCCATCTTCATCACCAAGATCATCCCGGGAGGAGCCGCCGCCCAGGACGGACGcctcag GGTGAACGACAGCATCGTGTTCGTTAACGACGTGGATGTGCGTGAGGTCACTCACTCCATCGCCGTGGAGGCGCTGAAGGAGGCGGGGCCTGTGGTCAGGCTGTACGTCCTGCGGCGACGCCCACCGAGCGAACGCATCACTCAGATCAAACTGATGAAAGGACCTAAAg GTCTGGGCTTCAGTATAGCGGGCGGCGTGGGGAACCAACATGTTCCTGGAGACAACAGCATCTACGTCACCAAGATCATCGAGGGAGGAGCGGCGCACCGCGACGGACGGCTACAGATCGGGGACAAAATACTGGCG GTGAACCACATGTCTCTGGAGGACGTCCTGCATGAAGACGCTGTGTCCGCCCTGAAGAACACAGGGGAGGTGGTCTACCTGAAGGTGGCCACACCCACCTCGCAGTACATCCACCCTGCTGATCGATACAGCCCCCCCGACCTCACCAGCT cCTACATGGAGCCGGACTACATGTGTGATTACCCACAAGCCCTCCCTCCTCCGTCGCCTCGGCGATACTCCCCGATCCCCCGCGGCATGATGGGAGAGGACGAGTACTCCCGGGAGCCTCGGCGAGTGTGCGTCCAGCGCGGCTCCACCGGACTCGGCTTCAACATCGTGGGCGGCGAGGACGGCGAGGGGATCTTCATCTCCTTCATCCTTGCAGGAGGACCAGCGGACCTGAGCGGAGAGCTCCGGAAGGGCGACCAGATCCTCAGT gtgaacgGTGTGGATCTCAGGTACGCCACACAcgaacaggcagcagcagctctgaagAACGCCGGACAGACTGTTACCATAGTAGCACAGTACAGACCTGAgg AGTACAGCCGCTTTGAAGCAAAGATCCACGACCTGAGGGAGCAGATGATGAACAGCTCGTCTGGAAGTCTGAGAACCAACCGCAGCTTCTACGTCAG GTCGCTGTTCGACTACGACAAGCAGTGGGACTGCGGCGTCCTGTCACAAGCTCTGGACTTTAACTTCGGGGAGGTGCTTCATGTGATGGACAGCGCTGACGACGAGTGGTGGCAGGCCAGACGGGTCAACCAGCAGGgggagctggaggagctgggatACATCCCCTCCAAACACAG ggtgGAGAGGAAGGAGTGGTCACGGATGAAGAGTAAAG GTAGAGAAGGTTTCGTTCACAGCTACGAGCTCGTCACTCAGATCGAAg TGGACTACGCTCGTCCCGTCATCATCCTGGGTCCGACCAAAGACCGAGTCAACGACGACCTGCTGTCCGAGTTCCCCGACAAGTTCGGCTCCTGCGTCCCTC ACACCACCCGCCCCCAGAGGGACTACGAGGTCGACGGGCGGGACTACCACTTTGTGTCGTCACGGGAACAGATGGAGCGAGACATCCAGTCCCACCGCTTCATCGAGGCGGGCCAGTACAACAACCACCTGTACGGGACGTCGGTGCAGAGCGTCAGACAGGTGGCCGAACAG ggGAAGCACTGCATCCTGGACGTGTCGGCCAACGCAGTGAGGAGGCTGCAGGCAGCTCAGCTCCACCCCATCGCCATCTTCATCCGACCACGATCCCTGGAGAACATCCT ggatcTGAATAAGCGTCTGTCGGAGGATCAGGCGAGGAAAGCTCTGGATCGAGCCATCAAACTGGAACAAGACTTCCTCGAATGTTTCACAG ccatcGTGCACGGCGACAGCTTCGAGGAGGTGTACCACCTGGTCAAAGCCGTCATCGAGGAGCAGAGCGGCCCGTACATCTGGGTCCTCACCCGCGACAGACTCTGA
- the dlg4b gene encoding disks large homolog 4 isoform X1 — translation MNGSEGELEYEEITLERGNSGLGFSIAGGTDNPHIGDDPSIFITKIIPGGAAAQDGRLRVNDSIVFVNDVDVREVTHSIAVEALKEAGPVVRLYVLRRRPPSERITQIKLMKGPKGLGFSIAGGVGNQHVPGDNSIYVTKIIEGGAAHRDGRLQIGDKILAVNHMSLEDVLHEDAVSALKNTGEVVYLKVATPTSQYIHPADRYSPPDLTSSYMEPDYMCDYPQALPPPSPRRYSPIPRGMMGEDEYSREPRRVCVQRGSTGLGFNIVGGEDGEGIFISFILAGGPADLSGELRKGDQILSVNGVDLRYATHEQAAAALKNAGQTVTIVAQYRPEEYSRFEAKIHDLREQMMNSSSGSLRTNRSFYVRSLFDYDKQWDCGVLSQALDFNFGEVLHVMDSADDEWWQARRVNQQGELEELGYIPSKHRVERKEWSRMKSKGREGFVHSYELVTQIEVDYARPVIILGPTKDRVNDDLLSEFPDKFGSCVPHTTRPQRDYEVDGRDYHFVSSREQMERDIQSHRFIEAGQYNNHLYGTSVQSVRQVAEQQGKHCILDVSANAVRRLQAAQLHPIAIFIRPRSLENILDLNKRLSEDQARKALDRAIKLEQDFLECFTAIVHGDSFEEVYHLVKAVIEEQSGPYIWVLTRDRL, via the exons atgAACGGATCAGAAGGAGAGCTGGAGTACGAAGAGATCACACTGGAGagg gggaACTCTGGTCTGGGTTTCAGCATCGCAGGAGGAACTGATAATCCTCACATCGGAGACGACCCGTCCATCTTCATCACCAAGATCATCCCGGGAGGAGCCGCCGCCCAGGACGGACGcctcag GGTGAACGACAGCATCGTGTTCGTTAACGACGTGGATGTGCGTGAGGTCACTCACTCCATCGCCGTGGAGGCGCTGAAGGAGGCGGGGCCTGTGGTCAGGCTGTACGTCCTGCGGCGACGCCCACCGAGCGAACGCATCACTCAGATCAAACTGATGAAAGGACCTAAAg GTCTGGGCTTCAGTATAGCGGGCGGCGTGGGGAACCAACATGTTCCTGGAGACAACAGCATCTACGTCACCAAGATCATCGAGGGAGGAGCGGCGCACCGCGACGGACGGCTACAGATCGGGGACAAAATACTGGCG GTGAACCACATGTCTCTGGAGGACGTCCTGCATGAAGACGCTGTGTCCGCCCTGAAGAACACAGGGGAGGTGGTCTACCTGAAGGTGGCCACACCCACCTCGCAGTACATCCACCCTGCTGATCGATACAGCCCCCCCGACCTCACCAGCT cCTACATGGAGCCGGACTACATGTGTGATTACCCACAAGCCCTCCCTCCTCCGTCGCCTCGGCGATACTCCCCGATCCCCCGCGGCATGATGGGAGAGGACGAGTACTCCCGGGAGCCTCGGCGAGTGTGCGTCCAGCGCGGCTCCACCGGACTCGGCTTCAACATCGTGGGCGGCGAGGACGGCGAGGGGATCTTCATCTCCTTCATCCTTGCAGGAGGACCAGCGGACCTGAGCGGAGAGCTCCGGAAGGGCGACCAGATCCTCAGT gtgaacgGTGTGGATCTCAGGTACGCCACACAcgaacaggcagcagcagctctgaagAACGCCGGACAGACTGTTACCATAGTAGCACAGTACAGACCTGAgg AGTACAGCCGCTTTGAAGCAAAGATCCACGACCTGAGGGAGCAGATGATGAACAGCTCGTCTGGAAGTCTGAGAACCAACCGCAGCTTCTACGTCAG GTCGCTGTTCGACTACGACAAGCAGTGGGACTGCGGCGTCCTGTCACAAGCTCTGGACTTTAACTTCGGGGAGGTGCTTCATGTGATGGACAGCGCTGACGACGAGTGGTGGCAGGCCAGACGGGTCAACCAGCAGGgggagctggaggagctgggatACATCCCCTCCAAACACAG ggtgGAGAGGAAGGAGTGGTCACGGATGAAGAGTAAAG GTAGAGAAGGTTTCGTTCACAGCTACGAGCTCGTCACTCAGATCGAAg TGGACTACGCTCGTCCCGTCATCATCCTGGGTCCGACCAAAGACCGAGTCAACGACGACCTGCTGTCCGAGTTCCCCGACAAGTTCGGCTCCTGCGTCCCTC ACACCACCCGCCCCCAGAGGGACTACGAGGTCGACGGGCGGGACTACCACTTTGTGTCGTCACGGGAACAGATGGAGCGAGACATCCAGTCCCACCGCTTCATCGAGGCGGGCCAGTACAACAACCACCTGTACGGGACGTCGGTGCAGAGCGTCAGACAGGTGGCCGAACAG cagggGAAGCACTGCATCCTGGACGTGTCGGCCAACGCAGTGAGGAGGCTGCAGGCAGCTCAGCTCCACCCCATCGCCATCTTCATCCGACCACGATCCCTGGAGAACATCCT ggatcTGAATAAGCGTCTGTCGGAGGATCAGGCGAGGAAAGCTCTGGATCGAGCCATCAAACTGGAACAAGACTTCCTCGAATGTTTCACAG ccatcGTGCACGGCGACAGCTTCGAGGAGGTGTACCACCTGGTCAAAGCCGTCATCGAGGAGCAGAGCGGCCCGTACATCTGGGTCCTCACCCGCGACAGACTCTGA